From the genome of Vitis riparia cultivar Riparia Gloire de Montpellier isolate 1030 chromosome 2, EGFV_Vit.rip_1.0, whole genome shotgun sequence:
GATTGCAGACAAGGAACAAAAAATTTCCATTATAACTTCAAAGTACTCTACTTTAAGCAATGTGATTTCTGATACTCTGTCGAAAAGTAGGAGTCCCAAATTTTGTCAAGCAAGAGGGCACGACTCAGAGTCAACCCCAATCCAATTAATACCCCAAATCAAGCTAGCTAAAATCTTAAACACTAGTTAAACTATAGggcaaaagagaaaaggaactaaaaagtttTAGATTTTTCCTCACTACAAACCCCAGAAAATAAAACTTCCGATTGATTGAGTCAGAGGTCCATTTTCTGAAAACCAAAATAACAGAATCCACTCAAAAGATTCTTCCCCTTCCCCTTTTTCTCGCCAACAAAGCacgaataagaaagaaaaaacatcgacccaaataaaatcaaagcaaGCCATGACAAAATACAACACCAAAACGGAAAAACAGTAACCGAAAAAAGTAACTTTACCAAAGAATGAAACAGCAACAAGACTGCAAGAGCAATGAGCAAATCAAGGTCACCATGAAAGAGAGAAGGGCCGTAATTGACAACAACCAGAGCATAATAGGTGACACCCACGACGCCCAGGACCATGAAGATCATGACAGAGCCGAGGCCACGCAGTGCCGTACAGAATTTGAAGACGTTCCACGCCATTGCAGCTCCAGATCTCTCTTCTCTCCAGCTGGATACTCTTTTCTTGATCCCTCCTATCTGGTGACCGTCAATAAAAGGAAAGCAGGAGTGCGCGGACACGAGATAACCTGGAAAATCTACTCGAAATAAGCGTGTCCTTGCGGGTTCAGGCgaggaaaaatatattatgaattttgttGTATATCATTTAAATCGCTATTTAGGAGTTGTTGTTttctatatcatttttcttttttccttgacaaaaagaaatatgttttacaataaaaaatatttgatttttatttttggttcttaaaaataaaaattacgtatcattaaataacatattttttattttttgttcttaaaaatataaaatactatgtcttaataaaatatttttttagttatttttcgTTGTTTTCACTTACTtactaaaattcttttaaaaaataattataaaaatatgtaaaataattaaaaataaaatattgtatataaaatttatttaaaaatactaaaaacaagttaaaaatattttaaaattttaaaaaacttttacttcataaaaattaaagaacaactttcaaaatttatattttagaattattttaaaaaataattaccaaatagcctttagggtttgtttgataaccattttttaaaatagttttatatttttcataacaaaaaacacaagaaacatgtttgataaccaaaaaccatttaaaatttttttttcttaaaaaataaggtgtttttataaaatattttttagttatcttatattattttcacttgttttttccaatattgttaaaaaaataattatataaacatgtagaacgattacaaataaaatattacatgtaaaaattatttttaaaacatatttaaaaatattaaaattatgttataaatattttaggtttctaaacaatttatatatacataacTGATTAACCTTTCATAGCCAAACCCTTAGGAATCCTTCATGGGACCCAAATCTTAGGTGCTAACCGTCCTTCAACAACTAACCTGAGATAAATTCAAGGTATCAACCATTACTAAATAGACCCTTACTTATAGCATATACACAAAATGATAAATACATgttaaattatttcaaaatttatcatTTCCAAATTCAGCCAAATTACTATTTGGAATTGGAATAATTGGCTTCTCAAGCATGTGCTTTGATTTGAATctcaacatgaaaaataaaaaataatcttagtATTCTTGTTATGaacaattgtatatatatatatatatatatatatatatatatatatatatatacacgtattttttttttctagaaaaaaaagtGTCTATATATACGAAAATTTCCGGTTCATTAGttcatcaaaataataataactaacaAAAAAATGTCCTATGTGTTAGCTTTTTTCCTGTGTGGtcatatataatcatatttgtgtaaatattatttaagggtatcaatttGATAGGTAGGTGAATCAATTAATTGGACATTCAAAAATCTTATGTATGAAAAactcaaattataaatgggaagttagaaattttaatttatatgaatgtggtgttacaacttttgtaaccttatcattatgaaatttattttgtacattatgtttatgagtaattgatgaaaatggaaaagtataaTCTATGCAATTATAGAGATGCATTCAAGTTAATAAGccaccattacccattaatttgtacataatgggtgtaaataatgagtataacttTCATATAGTATTTGATAAgaagactaaggtggtgtttgttttttaacttaattctaaataaaactttaatgcttaataatgttaaatgttaggttgtttgtttttgtaatattttatttttattaagtattaaaaaataaagagaaaacaaatatgttatttttttcatttagtaaaaagtttataataagtcatgaaaaaatagaaaaacaaacaacctaagaaaacaaataataaaaaaaataaacaccacctaagagaTGTATAACTTTTTATAAGTTAAGGTCTCAAATcacactctcattcttatgtcattttattgtttatttttaataacatacaTTACACAAGTGACATATCCACCatatgagagtagtgagttgaagaccttgacaATACAATTCATAAGGTGACTTAATCTCACTTCAAAAGTGTTATTGGTATCATGAATCAATgtaaaaatatgatcattattttaatatttacatttattttgttttatgcatccaaatctgttttttaaaaataattatttttgcctaaagtttataaaagtttggttaacaCTATCTTCTAAGTTtctaatttatatgtttttattttttacacacAGTTCACAATTCGTAATGTAtgtttaaagtgatttaattgAAACTCTAATTTTTAATGCATAACCTTAAAATGACGATAAATTAACCATATCTTTACGTGTTCTTTGAGGTGTAAATTGAGATACAATCtccttatttattaaataagtttaaattcataaaaataaatataatctcaTTTTCTATAGTATTGAAGATACTTGGAGCTTGTTTACGGTGATTATAAAAacgtttataatttttataatatttgaaattttttattatttacctattaaaaatgttttttacaaTCAAATCGCATTCtcaatatgtatatatattttttgtttttctattttattaaaagacaGGCATAGTAAAGGCTAAAAGATTAGGCCAGTGATAATTTAAAGGGTTGTGTACTTATGACaccaaaataagataaaaaaattaaagtaagaaATTAAACATTTCTTACTTACGTGCTAATCATTCTATTAACTATACTTTTTATAAGACATTTATACTAAAGTTTATAAGTTGTGAGTATTTAAGATCATAAATGACTTATAAGCACAATTTAAGATCATATCTATTCGTTAATAATATCTATCATCActatgatttttatataatatgatgaaaaatattatcaattatgatatatatatatatatatatatatatatatatatatatatagtttacataaaatatatgaaaaataaatttatttgtagtTGGCTTTGTAGggtatataattattttaattatgtttaaaaaaatgtatcttaaagtatcaaataattttcaacaataaattGTATGTGTGTAAAATGTTTGATTATAGAAAAAATGGGTTTAAGATATTTCAGGGtaagtttgatttttagaaaatttgaaagaaaattagggGGGGatgaagatttaaaattaataaattatttttatatcatatttaaaacttgtttcatatatatatatatatatatatatattatatatatatatatatatatatatatattattttttccctctttcctattaaaaaaatacttttgaagaaccaaatatagctaTTGTTTCTCAATAATATTATAAGTCCGGTCCAGCCCAAGTTTCCAGGTAAACATGGCTTTCGTTTAGCTACAGTACATGGGCTGGGCTATAACTGGAGGCCCACCGATTTTCAATCCATCCAAGTTGCAGTAAGCCCAATATGGGCTCTAATCCGAGTATACAAAAGATCTCACTTCACTAAAACTTGACAACTCCAACGTGGTCCTCCCTGGGCTCCCTGGGCCCCTTCCCCCAACTTAAACACCACAAACTTCACTCCTGTCCGTCAGCTTCAACCTACATCGCTACCGTATCATAATTAGGGtatagtaaagaaaaattagagtttttattttaaaaatgtggTGACTCAAATGTTGGTTCGCCGTGAGAATGATAGgagtttttgtaaatttataattaatgagGGGGCCGGTGTACGTCTGCGTCAGTAAATGAAGTATTGAAGTGTGACCATGGACGTATGGTGGCTGAACGCCATTTGATTCACGCCGATTGCCATTTGCTGACCAtgctttttcccttttcttccaGCACACACTACAATATAAGCCTCCACTGTCAAATCCAATGCAGCTGCACATTAATGACCCAACACCACTTTCCCATTTCAGacactttttcttctttttgcaaaaaaattatataacttccaaaaaattgacttaaaactttatttattggCCTCAACAGCTACCATACCACaactttaatattaaattttaaatttcaatataaaatctaaaaaagtataatatataCTACACAATTTGATGTTTAGATAGATCTAAACATTCATTTGATTTAGATTAAGTTTTTTCAACCGATCGACTTTTGGATTAAAATCTGAATAACTGGATACCCTTACAAATTACATTCTTAGACACGTGTGCAAGGAAAATTTAATAGCAAAGATGAAGCTTGTCTTGAGTATTGGCCTGATATCTAGGCCCTAGGCGTGGTGAGCATGGACTGCGCAGGCCGCGTCCGTGCCTGGTGGACTGTGCGGGGAATTTGTCCGGTGGTGGCCGGGACGATGCAGCCATTAGAGTAGGTTCAGGTGCGGGGTAATGCCTAAAACCAAAACTAACGCAGTGAGGAAGAACCAATGGGAAGGAGATGAGGGTGGAGAGGGTGGGGGACACGTGCACGTGATCCAAGGAAGGACACGGGTCAAATGCAAAGCCGTGCTGGCACAAAAAACCAGAGGACCACTTCAATGGACTCCCTGCCCATTGTCTCATTTATGAAGTTCACATGCATTTCTCTCCATCTCTTTTCTTGCTGGGTCGGCCCTATCTGCGGAATTTATTAGTGGTAGTTGGGGGCTTTCAGAGGAGAATTCATGGAAGCCATAAATGCCACAACCCAACTCCAAACACTCCCATTAATGCTTGAGACTGACTCATTCTCCCGTTTCACAATGCCTTCGGTTGGAAAAATACGTTATATTCCCACCCCCAAAAATCCTGCCACTGAATCACCGCTCTCGATCTGTCAGACTGTCATCTTCTCCCtccttcaaattcatttcagaTTGACCACTCTTTACtctttagattttattttatttttaaatatccttctctaattttttataaaggaaaatgtttgctaattaatataaatttctttttagaagtgaaaaataaaatattttaagaatttaataattctatttagttttgaaataatttgtgaAATTGAATCACATTGTAATGTTTTAtgcttttaaattaaaattatttgcattaaaatttGTTGCGCATTCAAAAGCTAAATAATATGAGTCGCAAACTTCCAATTAAGGGCATTTTATGGAAGCGGTTAAATGAAAGTTATTTAGACAGTGCGTTCCACATTTGGCTGATGGAGATTTTAGGTACACCTGCTGGAAAGGAAATATTCATTAGCCATTATTGCAAATTGTTACTTTCCCTTCTCAGGAACACTTATTTAATGAGCTGTTTGGATTTTGTCAGAAGTTGCAGAGTCACCATTACAAATACCTTCGCCCCTCCTTATCCTTCCTCCCTAAATTTTCAAGCGCTGgatgatttctattttttaaataaagtgcCAGAAATCCCTGTTTAAAAGGGGCAACTTTTCATGTCTACAGCTTTATGAACTTTTTTAAACATTACAGTGTAGTGTGTACAGACTAGGGACAGAATTGAAGACTAGCGCACGGTGGACCCAACATCATCAGACGGCTCAGAATTTGTTCATTTCCCGGCAGTTCTAGGTTGGAAACGGCTCCTATATGAAAAAGAGTTGACTCCGGAAAAGGATTACCATTAGAAGATATGAGTCTGACCTACAATTGCAAATCAATGAATAAACAAACTCTAGCTAAACGCCACTGTGCAGAGGTGGTCCTAGAGCGACCTTAACCCCGTCTTGCCTTGTGAACTCAATATCAGGTCCCTGTTTAGGTCATAATGACCCTCGTATCCATATGGGCCCACCACTTGGGGCCCACTGCTCCCTATCAtgtccttttattattattattttattttgactcGATTTAAAATATTGACgatatggaattttaaatttgagaaatataattatcacataaaataaaaaaaggtattgTACAGAAACGGTGTAATACACAGAGGTGAGGTCTGAGCCTCTGAGGAGATTCTAAAAGATCGATGACGTGGGATGATCAGGATCCACTATGGGTTTATGGATCAGAAGGCCGGGATGCCTACCGTGCCTGTGATTTATGGTCATGATTACAAGACGACGAAAATGCAAccgaagaaaaggaaagaaagtgaCAAGTGTGAATTTCTACGTAAATAACTGAGAATACAGGCTACAGaggttttaaaaagaaaagctaCGTATGCAGATGAAaccaataagataaaatttgataGATAATTGAACCATGGctccatcatcttcttcttcttctccgtCTTCCTCTAGAGCCTCCCCTTCGCGCCCTCCGCCCTCTCCCCGGTCTCCTCACTTCACTCCTGTAAGTATAACCCCTGACCCCTGACTCCTTGTTTGTTTCTCGGGAAAACAATTTCaggcatttttatgttttttttttatttattggaaaacAAGTGGGGCTAAACTTAggattttggtttttgattctTCGTTTATCGTCTGCAGATTCAAGAGTGCGAAAGGGAAGAACAAGAAGACGAAGTGACTCCAAGTTCTTGTACAGACAAAGGAGACCCTTCAAAACACCATCCGACGCCCATCCATAAATCtgacaaaaatggaaaacagtCTACCAGAAAACGTACGGATTCGGACAGTCTTTCCGAAGACGACCGTGCGGTCTCTTGCAATAAGTGTCGGCCAAGCGCCCGGGAAAAGATCTCCGTGGTTCCCCTGGACAACGTCGGCATGAATCGGAACTCGTCGTCGCTCGCAAGCCCCAACGGTATCTTCAAATCGATACTCTCGTCGTTTACAAGGAAGAGTCCGAGGACGTCAGATACATCGTGGACGGCAAGAGAAGAGCACTGGAAGATCGCCGTGGCGGAGCTCTCCCACAAGCTCATTCAAGCTACGAGGAAGAGAGACGAAGCTCTCCTCGAAGCTTCTCGGCTCAAGTACTCCATGGCTGAATTGGAGAAAAAGCTGAACAAGCTCGAAGTCTACTGCCACAATTTAAAGTCGGGACTTGACGTTTGCAGCGGCAATTCACCGTACCGGCCAAGGAAAGATCAACAAATCGAAGcgaatcatttcaaaattcgCGATCACGATAAGGTGATCGAACATTTCTTGGTAGCAGTATCAGAAGCCCGCTCTTCGATTCGACTCCTCAGCCGATCGCTCACTTTGCAACTCCGGCAAATTGGAGGTAAAGTCTACGAGAGAATATCACTCCTCCTTCAACCTTACGATGTAAAACTTTCGCTCTCCAAGAACCCTAGAACCCTCCTCGTCTACCTAGAAGCTTTGCTGAGCAAGGCCTTCTTCGAAGACTTCGAGTCGGTTGGATTCCAGAAGAATGCTTCCAATCAAATTCTAAACCCAATAGAACGATGCGAAGCGAACTACGCGTCATTCAACATTCTACAAGGGCTAACATGGGATGAAGTGTTGAACAAAGGAACGAGGCACTTCAGCGAGGAGTTCAGTAAATTCTGTGACAGGAAGATGAGTGAGATCGTGGCTATGCTGGCTTGGAACCGTGCTTGGACTGAGCCGCTGCTACAGGCGTTCTTCTCAGCCTCCAAGAGCGTGTGGCTGGTGCACCTTCTGGCCATGTCGGTGCACCCGAGCTTGCCAATCTTTAGAGTTGAGACTGGGACGAAGTTTGACACTGTGTACATGGACGACATGGGTGGAGACAAGGCTCGGAGGCTGGTCCCAGCCATGGTCCGGATCATGGTGGCACCGGGGTTCTATGTTTATGGCAACGTGGTCAAGTGCAAGGTCCTGTGCAGGTactttaatgataataatcaaGACAGGGGTGTGCCCTTAACCCCTACAATTTAGTTACAACTTTTTGGGTTCTTGTGATAATTTTGATGTTGGTTACCGTTATTCTATAACATGGTTATGGTTATGGTTATGTTTATGGTGATGATGTGAAATTGGTGCGTTCGGGATTTGGGATTCTTAGGTCAAAGCAGGATTTGGCATTTTCTTGTTCCCTTTGTTTTATTCTCTGTTTGGTCCACTCTGGTCTCTTTTGTCTCTTCCATTCCCTTTTTCCTCTAGGGCTTAGCCCAACTTGCATAGCTAGCAATGATCCATTGAGATAACGTTTTCTCATTGGATATGGATGATGGGTATGTATATACTCTCGTGAATGAGATTTGGAACTTCCATAATTTGATTTACTATTGTTTTTGTTATGGGTGCCGCTTGTCTCTGTTGGCATTCGGCCGAGTGCCAACCCACCATGTAAGGTTCAGCCGAAACGTCCTGCCCATGCTGTACAAGGAGGCATTGTATTGTGTCTTTTGACAAGGACTGGTTGTGCATGGGCACATGCGTTGTGGTAGCTGTGGGTTCTACACAAGTTTTACCATAAGCTAGTACGACAAGAGGTTGAATCCCGATCCTGATGACTAGTCCCAACAGGTTGGTACACTCACAACTTCTCCCATAAATTCAGTTGGAGTCtgtcatcttttatttttatctttttgtcatTTGGGAAAATTGTCACTTGTCCCTTCACCCTACAAGCAACCTGCAAATTTAGATTCATTCATATGCATCTAAATGAATCAAGGTCCTGAACACCGCAGAGTGCACCattgtattaaaagaaatgCAAGTGGTCTATGGACTATGGACGATCGTGGTTCTCTATGGATCGACATTGCAGCACCAGTATATAGCCAGTTGGTTGTAATTCCGACCCAGAACCAGCTGATTGTTGTTGATGTTTGGGAGGGACTGGGCTGTCAAAGCATGAAATTGGTTGCCATGTATGGTCGCAGGTCGTGAGGAAGCAGCATACGTCAAGGCATTTTCGCTAATCCATGACATATGCACTTGGAACTTCCTTGGGTTTGGGTAGAGTCGCACATGTGATAGGCTTGGGCCTCAGACTATTGGATGAACTAGACCCAAAGACTGACGCGGAGctgttgaaatttgaaaatgtcAAAGTCGGCCCCGTGGAATGCCCAATAGACGTCTTTGAACAGACATCTCATAGGTTGATAATAAGCCCAAAAGCCCTCTCTGTCTCACATTCAAATTAAGACAAAAATGATTCAACTTCTAGGAATTTGGCACTTGAAAACAGGAGCAAGAGAAGACTCAAGAAAATGCACGGAACTCCATGAAGTGACCCATCCTTCAGAATGCAGACAAATTGCAAATTGCAACTTAATAAAATGGTTCTtacaacatatataaaatttatataaatattttgcttttaaaagtttataattttcCTCTAAACCccacttatttttgtaaaaaaccctataattataaatattatctattttaaactcaaaaataTTAACAGTTTTAAAATACAGAGACTCTTATATAAATCTGATGGGGAAGGTTATAAATATCATCCACTTGTTGTTAGGTGAAAAGATAAACTAccaatttattcatttttatcttaatattttatttgctcAAACATTTAAAAGTAGTAGAGAATTGAatgataaatatgataaatactaaaataataataaataaataaaataaatgcatatgtaaatgatttttattttctaatttattattctatttccaTATTTGTTTAACCTTCTTttctacatatttatttaatatatattttttttataaaaattttaaataatttatttacttattaattattataaatcttTAATtgtctttaatttcttttcacaAATAAACAAACTATAAAAATACGAAGTCTCCTATAccatatatcaaataatttctttatattttccaattagaatatattctttaaaaagaCTTTTCTATTATTacctatatttaataaatttaaataattaatttttatatgaaatattctttcttctgcattttcttccatttatatttatttgtgataATATAAACATAAGATGTTGTGATGACTAGTCAAATCAAGAATTTCAGGGACATGCACACACCTTCCCAACGATATTTTTACAACGTTATcctgatttttaattattaacaaaataaaaataattaatatttgggATTTTAGATGCGTACGAAGGTGACAATGGATGCAAATACAAATGCAATCTCAAATACGATGACTATTATAGTACGATCGTTATAGTTGTAGAAAATCTGAAAAAGAGACTGCTAGTGTTACAGCAGACATTACCTTCTTAAGAACAATCATATATGACACTAGCAtacatgtttttatcttatGGTAAAAAGGAGGTCTAAAAGAAGGTAGTCATGAATTCAATATCAACAAATATTTCATAGTGAAGGGTGGTTTGCTATAGGTAatgtttaattattaatttatgtataaaaattagtaaaataataaaatatttagctttagcatgttgataaaattaaataataaaatttttcttcaattatgaATATATCTTCATACGTAAATCTTATagatgttttatttaataaaataaaaaatattttatatacttatatTATTCTTAccatgatttattttaataatatcaaagattaaaaaa
Proteins encoded in this window:
- the LOC117906068 gene encoding IRK-interacting protein-like → MAPSSSSSSPSSSRASPSRPPPSPRSPHFTPIQECEREEQEDEVTPSSCTDKGDPSKHHPTPIHKSDKNGKQSTRKRTDSDSLSEDDRAVSCNKCRPSAREKISVVPLDNVGMNRNSSSLASPNGIFKSILSSFTRKSPRTSDTSWTAREEHWKIAVAELSHKLIQATRKRDEALLEASRLKYSMAELEKKLNKLEVYCHNLKSGLDVCSGNSPYRPRKDQQIEANHFKIRDHDKVIEHFLVAVSEARSSIRLLSRSLTLQLRQIGGKVYERISLLLQPYDVKLSLSKNPRTLLVYLEALLSKAFFEDFESVGFQKNASNQILNPIERCEANYASFNILQGLTWDEVLNKGTRHFSEEFSKFCDRKMSEIVAMLAWNRAWTEPLLQAFFSASKSVWLVHLLAMSVHPSLPIFRVETGTKFDTVYMDDMGGDKARRLVPAMVRIMVAPGFYVYGNVVKCKVLCRYFNDNNQDRGVPLTPTI